The Centroberyx gerrardi isolate f3 chromosome 24, fCenGer3.hap1.cur.20231027, whole genome shotgun sequence genome includes a region encoding these proteins:
- the LOC144537843 gene encoding E3 ubiquitin-protein ligase TRIM21-like isoform X1, with protein sequence MSAASCLLSEEQFLCSICLDVFTDPVTIPCGHNFCKTCITQHWDVSVQCQCPMCNKLFDRRPELQVNTFISEMAAQFRKSAQMKASSCPDQRCAKPGEVPCDVCTGTKLKALKSCLVCLASYCETHLEPHQRNTSLKKHKLIDPVENLEDRMCKEHDGPLQLFCKTDQMCVCLLCTVLDHKSHDIVPLKEGYEGKKAELGKTEAEIQQKIQERQLKIQEIKHSVELSKEDADREIADSVRVFTALMQSVERGQAELIETIEEKQKTTEKQAEGFIKELEQEISELMKRTAEVEQLSRTEDHLHLLQSFPSLNTPPHTKDWTEVSVHRSSYEETVRRAVAQLEETLRKEMEKLHEAELKRVQQYAMDVTLDPDTAQAYLILSDDGKQVKDGDVKKNLPENPQRFSLCPGVLGKQSFSSGRFYYEVQVKGKTKWDLGVARGSINRKGQITLSPENGYWTIWLRNGNEYRAPADPAVLLSLKSKPQKVGVFVDYEEGLVSFYDVDAAALIYSFTGCTFTEKLYPFFSPCNNDGGKNSAPLIISPVKQVDEEEDMEEGM encoded by the exons ATGTCTGCTGCCAGCTGTCTCCTAtctgaagagcagtttctgtgctccatctgtctggatgtgttcacTGATCCAGTCACCATACCATGTGGACACAACTTCTGCAAAACCTGTATCACACAGCACTGGGATGTTAGTGTCCAGTGCCAGTGTCCCATGTGTAATAAGCTTTTCGACAGAAGACCTGAGCTGCAGGTCAATACTTTCATATCTGAGATGGCTGCTCAGTTCAGAAAgtcagctcagatgaaagccagcagctgcccagaccaacgatgtgccaaaccaggagaagttccctgtgacgtctgcactgggaccaaactgaaggccctgaagtcctgcctggtgtgtctggcctcctACTGTGAGACTCACCTGGAGCCTCATCAGAGAAACACAAGCCTGAAAAAACACAAGCTGATCGATCCTGTGGAGAACCTGGAAGACAGGATGTGTAAAGAGCATGATGGACCGCTCCAGCTGTTCTGCAAGACtgaccagatgtgtgtgtgtctgctctgcaCTGTTTTAGACCACAAGTCACATGATATTGTTCCTCTGAAAGAAGGatatgaaggaaagaaggctgagctggggaagacagaggctgaaattcagcagaagatccaggagagacaactgaagattcaggagatcaaacactcagtagagctcagcaaggaagatgcagacagagagatagcagacagtgtgcgggtcttcactgctctgatgcagtctgtggagagaggccaggctgagctcattgagacgattgaagagaagcagaaaacaacagagaaacaggctgaaggcttcatcaaagagctggaacaggaaatctctgagctgatgaagagaaccgctgaggtggagcagctctcacgcactgaagaccacctccacctcctccaaagcttcccatccctgaacactcctccacacaccaaggactggacagaggtcagtgtccatcgctcatcatatgaggagactgtgaggagagctgtggctcagctggaggagactctcaggaaagagatggagaagctgCATGAGGCTGAGctgaagagggtccagcagtatgCAATGGATGTGACTCTGGATCCTGATACAGCACAAGCCtatctcatcctgtctgatgatGGGAAACAAGTAAAAGATGGTGATGTAAAGAAGAATCTCCCAGAAAACCCACAGAGATTTTCTCTTTGTCCCGGTGTCTTAGGAAAGCAGAGCTTCTCTTCAGGAAGGTTTTACTACGAGGTTCAGGTTAAAGGGAAGACTAAGTGGGATTTAGGAGTGGCCAGAGGGTCGATCAACAGGAAGGGACAAATCACACTGAGCCCAGAAAATGGCTACTGGACTATATGGTTGAGGAATGGAAATGAGTACAGAGCTCCTGCTGAccctgctgtcctcctctctttaaaatcgaagcctcagaaggtgggggtgtttgtggattatgaggagggtctggtctccttttatgacgtagatgctgcagctcttatctactcctttactggctgcaccttcactgagaaactctacccattCTTCAGTCCCTGTAATAATGATGGTGGTAAAAACTCCGCCCCTctgatcatctctcctgtca AGCAAGTagatgaggaggaagacatGGAAGAGGGGATGTGA
- the LOC144537843 gene encoding E3 ubiquitin-protein ligase TRIM21-like isoform X2, producing the protein MSAASCLLSEEQFLCSICLDVFTDPVTIPCGHNFCKTCITQHWDVSVQCQCPMCNKLFDRRPELQVNTFISEMAAQFRKSAQMKASSCPDQRCAKPGEVPCDVCTGTKLKALKSCLVCLASYCETHLEPHQRNTSLKKHKLIDPVENLEDRMCKEHDGPLQLFCKTDQMCVCLLCTVLDHKSHDIVPLKEGYEGKKAELGKTEAEIQQKIQERQLKIQEIKHSVELSKEDADREIADSVRVFTALMQSVERGQAELIETIEEKQKTTEKQAEGFIKELEQEISELMKRTAEVEQLSRTEDHLHLLQSFPSLNTPPHTKDWTEVSVHRSSYEETVRRAVAQLEETLRKEMEKLHEAELKRVQQYAMDVTLDPDTAQAYLILSDDGKQVKDGDVKKNLPENPQRFSLCPGVLGKQSFSSGRFYYEVQVKGKTKWDLGVARGSINRKGQITLSPENGYWTIWLRNGNEYRAPADPAVLLSLKSKPQKVGVFVDYEEGLVSFYDVDAAALIYSFTGCTFTEKLYPFFSPCNNDGGKNSAPLIISPVNHTD; encoded by the coding sequence ATGTCTGCTGCCAGCTGTCTCCTAtctgaagagcagtttctgtgctccatctgtctggatgtgttcacTGATCCAGTCACCATACCATGTGGACACAACTTCTGCAAAACCTGTATCACACAGCACTGGGATGTTAGTGTCCAGTGCCAGTGTCCCATGTGTAATAAGCTTTTCGACAGAAGACCTGAGCTGCAGGTCAATACTTTCATATCTGAGATGGCTGCTCAGTTCAGAAAgtcagctcagatgaaagccagcagctgcccagaccaacgatgtgccaaaccaggagaagttccctgtgacgtctgcactgggaccaaactgaaggccctgaagtcctgcctggtgtgtctggcctcctACTGTGAGACTCACCTGGAGCCTCATCAGAGAAACACAAGCCTGAAAAAACACAAGCTGATCGATCCTGTGGAGAACCTGGAAGACAGGATGTGTAAAGAGCATGATGGACCGCTCCAGCTGTTCTGCAAGACtgaccagatgtgtgtgtgtctgctctgcaCTGTTTTAGACCACAAGTCACATGATATTGTTCCTCTGAAAGAAGGatatgaaggaaagaaggctgagctggggaagacagaggctgaaattcagcagaagatccaggagagacaactgaagattcaggagatcaaacactcagtagagctcagcaaggaagatgcagacagagagatagcagacagtgtgcgggtcttcactgctctgatgcagtctgtggagagaggccaggctgagctcattgagacgattgaagagaagcagaaaacaacagagaaacaggctgaaggcttcatcaaagagctggaacaggaaatctctgagctgatgaagagaaccgctgaggtggagcagctctcacgcactgaagaccacctccacctcctccaaagcttcccatccctgaacactcctccacacaccaaggactggacagaggtcagtgtccatcgctcatcatatgaggagactgtgaggagagctgtggctcagctggaggagactctcaggaaagagatggagaagctgCATGAGGCTGAGctgaagagggtccagcagtatgCAATGGATGTGACTCTGGATCCTGATACAGCACAAGCCtatctcatcctgtctgatgatGGGAAACAAGTAAAAGATGGTGATGTAAAGAAGAATCTCCCAGAAAACCCACAGAGATTTTCTCTTTGTCCCGGTGTCTTAGGAAAGCAGAGCTTCTCTTCAGGAAGGTTTTACTACGAGGTTCAGGTTAAAGGGAAGACTAAGTGGGATTTAGGAGTGGCCAGAGGGTCGATCAACAGGAAGGGACAAATCACACTGAGCCCAGAAAATGGCTACTGGACTATATGGTTGAGGAATGGAAATGAGTACAGAGCTCCTGCTGAccctgctgtcctcctctctttaaaatcgaagcctcagaaggtgggggtgtttgtggattatgaggagggtctggtctccttttatgacgtagatgctgcagctcttatctactcctttactggctgcaccttcactgagaaactctacccattCTTCAGTCCCTGTAATAATGATGGTGGTAAAAACTCCGCCCCTctgatcatctctcctgtcaatcacacagattAG